DNA from Pelodiscus sinensis isolate JC-2024 chromosome 1, ASM4963464v1, whole genome shotgun sequence:
CCATAAGGCAGTTTGAATATGGTTTATGGGCCAGCCCAGCAAAGTTAGGCTCATATCCCACCACTGATCCACAACAAAACAACTGTGGTATTTGCACAGTTGAAGGGTAAAATATGACCATAATGCTGTAACTAAACTCTTAGTACCTTAACTAAAGTAATTTCATTCAGCATCACTCACTGGGAAAAATGATGCAAGACACCTTCAGGGACTTTGctttttctgtcttttgtttgGACATTTACGTGCTCTCTTGCGGTGACTACACATTACAGGCCTAAAGGCTTGTTTATACTTATCAGAGGATTGACACTCTGGTGATCAaacttctggggtttgatttagcaggcctagtAAAGACCCCAACACAGTCAcatggaataagggaagtcaatgggaaatccatggccaacaggaagTTGCAGGTGGCCAGAGCTgcagacatgcaggtaaataaagtgacTAGCAGCCCACCAGGGCTAACCCTCATGAAACACATTTATCTCATGGGCCACTTATTTCTCACCCCTGATTTAGAACCCAGCATGATATAGTTACTGCATTTTGAATGTCAGAGTCTGGATTATGTTACAGTACATGTGCATGAACTCTTACTTGTCATTTGATGGAGCTATACTGTGGAAAACATACAGCAAAATCTCAGTCATGTTTCAATCTAGTCATATTTCTGCTGCGTTTTCCTCTATGACTGTTTGCATGGCTAGTTTTAGTTCATACAGCTGTTAATAGAAGGGCTGTTTTTTATACAAACGCTTATAAAAAGTATTTGCTATTCAGCATTCTTTACTCCTGTTTCATCAATTTGATAAACAATCCACTTGACTTGGGAAATAAATCACACTCATGGTCAGAGTGCTCATCGTCTGGATAAAATATGTAGCTATGACATATCCTAGTGACCTTTGTATATCTGGAAATAGGAAATTAAACTTAATCACTAGAGGCCAAAGTAGTACAATATCTTTCTTGCAATGTATTATGAAGCAACAGAGATAAAAATCATTCAGTTTCTTTACCTTTTGCTTTAAATCCCCCTCCAGTGGCAATGGATGCAGGAGCTGCAGTGTCAGAGTGATTGTCTGAGCCATACGTATTCCAGggcaactctcattgacttcggTAGGAATCTAGCCAGAGCAAGGACTGTAGAGCTGACCACTATGTAACTCCTGCCTGGAATGAACTCCAGTCATGATGGTTGTGttgcttgcttgttttttgtttgcttttttttttttcacatcttGGCTCTGGATTCTAGGGATTCAATGTGAACATTGTAACAATAGACCGGGTTTCTGCTCTCCACGAGGCCTGTCTAGGTGGCCATGTTGCTTGTGCGAAAGTCTTACTGGAGAACGGCGCTCAAGTGAGTATGAGCATATAAATGAGGCCAATACTTCCTTGGGAAGTGATGAGAACTGTGGCAAGACAACTGGCATTAGCAGAGATTCTCAATAGAGGTGCATGTATTGGATGCTTTTCATAGAGAGCGTGTGTGTTATGAGAGAGAAATTGTGGCCACAAAAGGGGACTATGTTTTGCTCACATTTCTGTAGTGGTTGCCTTTCTCCTGAAGGACTCCACCTTTTCACAGCTTGGTTGCTGTTTTGATCTCAGACATGTACCTCTATGTTTTTCTTCTCTGAAACTTCAATCTGATCGGTGCAAAAAAACGAGACCAAATTAATTATGACTATTCATTATGCTTTGTGCTTTCCAGAATGGTCAGTGGAATTGCCCCAAATTTTCTGATATAATTGAAATGTTTCATCTAATAAAAGCACAAAATTTTTCTACATTAGACCTAATGTAAAAATaccctaaaaataaaatatgagaATATAATGATACATATGATTCATTACATTGGGTCTGTTTACAGCAGGGTGGAaagccttttttgggtcgggggctgctgacccacagaaaatcagttgaaaagcaaaaaacaaccTCCCCCCAATCCATACTCCTCACTAATGCTGACCCCgactgagagggagaaagacattctccacatttTCCTTGCATGCCAGTGCCctgggaggcccaggctagtagattttgtgtgctccagccctatgtgGGCATGGCGGGGGGCTGAAGCaagagctccccaatgctggggggagcttcAGGGGGTTGGATCAAGGTTAGCAGGGGCCGCATCCGTGGCTTTACACGTGGCTTACTGATTACTGTGCTGAAAAATTTATATGTGGAGTggcaaaacaaaatcaaatgagCAGTCCAACAACTGATCTATTCATTAACAAAAAAGAATATTAATACTGAGTAACCATGTTTGTACATTTAACTTATAACCCCTAGCCAGGAATTACAAACCTTGATCTTCATATTATTCAATTTcaggttattttttaaattacccAGTTTAAAAAATAGAGCTTTATTGATCACATATCTTTTCAGCATACGGAAAGTCACAAATCAGAACTATCAGTTGTCACCATTTGTAAGGTATCCTTATTGTTCAGCTCTCCCCATTCCTTCTTCATTGCTAACATACAGTCTCGGTCAGTCAGTGTCTTTTACTTTACATAAATTAATAGTCAGGGACATGAGAAATTGTCCCCCATTCTGTTGACTTTCGTCAGCACTGGGGTGTTTTTCAATTTCTTTCCCTAGACTGCCATTTAGTTTAAAACAATCTTCCCTGGATTCCTTCCTTTATTACCAGATAAGTCAGTTTCCATCAGAGAGGCTTTGCTAGTGTTTTTGTAAGAAGAATTGGCTATCAGCAAGGCTTTGTCTATGCTGGTGGAAAGCATCATGCTAGAAATGCACTCACTACCTCATTTTAACTAGCAAAAGTGTCAACAAGGACAGAAATGTTGAAATGATTCTAGCAGGTGTTTAAACatgacggctgtgtctacactggcatgaatttccggaactgcttaaaacggaatactattctgttttcagtttttccggaaaaggagcgtctacattggcattggtttttccggaaaagcatccgtggccaatgtagatgcgcttttccggaaaagagccccgatcgcaaaaatggcttttccggaaaaggactactgggctgtctacactggcccttttccagaacagtgttccggaataaggacttatgcccgatcgggagcagaatagtttttccagaatagcggctgattttgtacagtagagcatcgttgcttttccggaaaatcaagggccagtgtagacagctcgcagtttattccggaaaagcggctgattttccggaataagtggcccagtgtagacacagccgactTGTCCTCATTTACCTTCAGTGCTATCATCATGGCAGTAAACATGTTTTCTAATGTTTTTGTTCttactgtagacatggccttaccaTTGAATACATTGTCAAAGTGTTGCGCTCAGGAGCTGGGAGAGATGCCATCAAAACACATTAGACTGACTTGTACCAGTTTGGGCAAATCCCCTTGCAACACATATGGGAAACCACTCTAGTAGGACTTAGGAATCCAAGATGATGGTTGTCTATTCCTTCAGATATACTGTAGTCTTCATGACTGTCCTTGTATTCCTTCTGGATCTCATCTTTCTCTGGGCTTTCCCTTTCTCTAGAAGCTGAACAATTCCCTGTTCTGTACAGTTTCCAAAATAGGAGATGAGCAGTCTGGAAAAGAGCTGTAAAATGGCCTCTTTTTAaatcttatctatctatctatgcagTTCAAACAGATATATTCAACATCTTGGAAAAAAGTTAATCTTTGCACTCATTCATACGGCTGCATACTCTCCTCAGGTAGATGTTGGTGAAGCTGCTCCAAGAACTGGGAATTGATTGGCAGCATTTCATATGGGACTGCCAATTCAGTTAATCAGGCATCAAAATACAAGTAAGAACACTTAGCAAAGAAGCAACTCCTCTCCACCCAGTACTGACTCATCTGAGGAGAAAGGCAGGGATCCTGAGAAGGTTGCTTCAGAGTAAATGGCTTGGTATGGAAGGAAACAGAAAAGACTACAGCACTGCAGAAAGGCACGAGTGTACAACACTGCTTCTCTTAGAAGGCTGTGTActtataaaattatatttttaagtaaacaaaaataaataatcttccACTAAATAAACGCCTTAAACTAATTCTGCTCTAGAAATTGGGCTTGAAAAGAGACCAAGTTGGAAGCAGGGGGTCTTTGTGAACCTAGCTGCTCGGTTATAAGGAGAACACACTGAAGCTGTTCATCATTTTCCACTAGGACAGTTGGGATCCCCAATTCCCATTCTGTGGCACTGGCACAAAGGGCACCATGTGCTATCATACAGCATACTAGACCCATGTTATGCAGCAAGTAGCTCCTATTCAgcttatgcagcagagctgcccttcTCTCTGTGACAAACGGGGACTCATGCAATGGTGTTGATTGTGAAATCTGATATCTGTGTGGCTTCTTGAAATGGAGAGAGCAGGAGATAGACAGGGCCAGAAGGTCAACACAAATGTTCACTGTGTATTTGCTTTCCTTCAAAGTTTTTGATTCAGTCAGAAAACTGCAAGTGTGTGGTTTGAGGTGGATGAAAACAATTTTTGATGATTATATGAAAATTCTAAATTTTCCATGGTGAAAAACCCCTTCCTTTCAGTCAGCTCTCGGTAGGAGCTCTCAGTAGAAGCTTTTCAGTGTCAGAGTtctatgctgctgctgcccagagagGTGGGGTGGCACTTAATAATATTACCCATCTCCTGCTGCAGGTCACTGAATTTGGTGGCAGATATGGATTTGGACATTAAATAAGATCAGCACTTTCCTAGTATGCTGCATTTAGCGTTGAGATGTGGGTGGTTTCCAGTGGAAGTGCATCACTTTTAAAAAAGATTGTCTGTCTATCTTGCTGTTTCAGGTCAATGCAGTCACTGTTGATGGCATCACTCCTCTATTTAATGCCTGCTGTAGTGGCAGTGCAGCTTGTGTGAACATGCTACTTGAATTTGGTGCCAAGCCCCAGCTAGAGAGTCACCTTGCTTCACCTATTCATGAAGCAGTAAAGAGAGGTAATTTCAGGGCTTTGAGTACAACTAACTATAAGTAGATCTGGATTTATATTTCCTTCCTAAACAAGTGTGGGGAATTAATCTGCACCCATGGGCTACACAGCTCAATATGAGTTCTTGGTAtgctgtgttgggggggggggggggagggagagagagagagagagtgtgtgtgtgttgggcaTCCTGCAGGGAGGCACTGATGTGACATGACCTCTCTTCTGTGTTATACAGGTCATAGGGAGTGTATGGAAATTCTCGTGGCCAATGATGTTGACATTGACCAAGAAGATACTCAGCATGGAACACCCCTTTATGTGGCCTGCACATATCAGAGGACAGACTGTGTCAAGAAGCTTCTAGAATTAGGTGctctggaggctggggaggggaagctatACTTGTTTGAAGTCACCACCTATTGTTTTCCCTTTAATCCTTCCCTGCTCCTGATATTAGCATTTAATTCCTCTTGACTCCAAGTACTTTGACTCCAAGTACTTTGAGGATGGGGTAAAATAAAGGATTCTGTCATTTGAAAATGATGATGAGAGGAGCAACGAAGAACTATTTGGCATAAAGTTTGCCATGTGACCTACATCAATCCCTTTtgattattataaaataaatagcCATGTATGCTAAGCATTCACCCGTCCATGGCTCACCACATGCAGAAGGAGCAGATAAGCTAACTAAATACTCAAAAGATCCCCTATGCAGCAGGATCATGAAGATCCCCTATGCAGCAGGATACCTTCTCAGGTGATGTGGCTTGTTTTAGCCATTGCAACTATCCTGATTGGCATCTGCTAAGGCTCCGGTCCAAAATGGGTGTTACTGTCAGCCCAGGATAAGCATTTTACTCTTAGACCTTGATTGCAAAGTTATTTTAATTAGATGTTTAACACCCATTTGAATGGATCAAATGAAAGCTGCTATAGATTTTAAATACCCACTCATTTAGTAGTTAAAAAGTTCAGTATTGGGTCAATTCCTGTTGATTCGCTATCCTCTTTGTCTTACTGCTACTCTTGATGCTAATCCAGTAGCCATGTAACTTCTGGATATTGAGCACTGCTATACTCAAGAAAAGATGGCAAGTCCTGTGTGCCATCAAGTGCACTTCATTATTGATGCCAATGATGGAAGTCAAAGTATGTGATGTAAATCTTAGACTCAGCCAGTCATGTGTTTCCATGCTTTTTTCCTGGTCTATTCTTATCTGTGTGTTTTGAAGGAGCCAGTGTTGACTTGGGTAAACGATTGGACACCCCACTCCATGCTGCAGTTAGGAAATCCAGTGCAGAAGTAGCCAACTTGTTAATAGACTATGGTGCTAGCATGACATGCAGAAATGCGGAATTCAAATGTGCCCTGGATCTGGCAGCCCCCAACAGCAAAATGGGAAAGGTGCTCTTGCTTCGGGAAGGTAATGGTTCTTTTTGCTTTAATtggacaattttttatttccattttgtaaGTATTTTTCATGTTTATTATTTTGCTTTTCCATACACAGCAGCTCCCTCTGTTAGTTCTCTGAGATTCTCCATGATGTTTCAAGTCTAGCTGTCAGGGCATAGGAATAAGAGTTGAGAGACCTCACTTCAGTGCTTAGCTTTGTTATTGACTGCCTATACGATGGCAGGCAATATGATGTCTATATAATGATCCTAGTTTTAATGGATCCTTTAAtcctcagtttcccatcagtTGAATAAGGATAGTATTTATCTGCCTCTGTAAAATGCTTGGAAAGCTATGGGTAAGAGATGCTATAAATAAGCATCAGGTATTGTATCTATTACTGTTGTTATCAACCTTATATGAGTCAACAAGCAAGCAGCTATTTTGCATACAAACCAGAAATCCCAATGAAATGTACACATCAATGGATGTA
Protein-coding regions in this window:
- the ASB11 gene encoding ankyrin repeat and SOCS box protein 11 isoform X3, with the protein product MPFITGELRDAPYGNYICHTFQGGSWADRSPLHEAAFQGRLLSLKTLIAQGFNVNIVTIDRVSALHEACLGGHVACAKVLLENGAQVNAVTVDGITPLFNACCSGSAACVNMLLEFGAKPQLESHLASPIHEAVKRGHRECMEILVANDVDIDQEDTQHGTPLYVACTYQRTDCVKKLLELGASVDLGKRLDTPLHAAVRKSSAEVANLLIDYGASMTCRNAEFKCALDLAAPNSKMGKVLLLREGPASLAQLCRLCIRKCLGRSCLYVVHKLNLPEPLEKFLLYR
- the ASB11 gene encoding ankyrin repeat and SOCS box protein 11 isoform X1 — translated: MSYDTNYSLVKLIRPGKPYKEQAKMEGNSILHAFNNIYFAIFALFCFKLLIKISLALLTHFYIVKGNRKEAARIAEEIYGIAPGSWADRSPLHEAAFQGRLLSLKTLIAQGFNVNIVTIDRVSALHEACLGGHVACAKVLLENGAQVNAVTVDGITPLFNACCSGSAACVNMLLEFGAKPQLESHLASPIHEAVKRGHRECMEILVANDVDIDQEDTQHGTPLYVACTYQRTDCVKKLLELGASVDLGKRLDTPLHAAVRKSSAEVANLLIDYGASMTCRNAEFKCALDLAAPNSKMGKVLLLREGPASLAQLCRLCIRKCLGRSCLYVVHKLNLPEPLEKFLLYR
- the ASB11 gene encoding ankyrin repeat and SOCS box protein 11 isoform X2, whose product is MSYDTNYSLVKLIRPGKPYKEQAKMEGNSILHAFNNIYFAIFALFCFKLLIKISLALLTHFYIVKGNRKEAARIAEEIYGIAPGSWADRSPLHEAAFQGRLLSLKTLIAQVNAVTVDGITPLFNACCSGSAACVNMLLEFGAKPQLESHLASPIHEAVKRGHRECMEILVANDVDIDQEDTQHGTPLYVACTYQRTDCVKKLLELGASVDLGKRLDTPLHAAVRKSSAEVANLLIDYGASMTCRNAEFKCALDLAAPNSKMGKVLLLREGPASLAQLCRLCIRKCLGRSCLYVVHKLNLPEPLEKFLLYR